The Lewinellaceae bacterium genome has a segment encoding these proteins:
- a CDS encoding beta-lactamase family protein, producing MKRFFAFTFFIFLLGSLFAQDSLAIEQARIKVESFFNANELPGLSVTIAKRGKILLSEGFGYADLENKVPVDPAHSKFRIGSVSKSFSAAALAVLYEHNMIDIDTAIQVYVPSFPLKQYEITVREVGGHLGGIRHYKNSEFLSAKKYNSVLEALDIFKDDPLINEPGTAYVYSSYGWNLVSAAIESAAGEEFLSFMSRVVFDTLGMINTVPDKNEQIIEGRTRFYQKDSSGKLVNAPYVDNSCKWAGGGFLSTSEDIIKFAQAQMKPGYLDKETMDVFFTSQKTSSGELTNYGIGWAIYPMEDGTKFYGHGGGSVGGSTAFVFDPEQEIVVVIISNMSGVNYGMLPFELVESFRE from the coding sequence ATGAAACGATTTTTCGCATTTACTTTTTTTATATTCCTGTTGGGCTCCCTTTTCGCCCAGGATTCTCTGGCCATTGAACAGGCCCGGATAAAAGTGGAGTCTTTTTTTAATGCCAATGAATTACCCGGCCTCAGTGTGACTATTGCCAAAAGAGGAAAAATTTTGCTTTCAGAAGGGTTTGGATATGCGGATCTCGAGAATAAAGTTCCCGTGGATCCTGCTCATTCCAAATTCAGGATAGGCAGTGTGTCCAAATCATTTTCCGCCGCCGCACTGGCCGTTTTATATGAGCATAACATGATCGATATCGATACGGCGATCCAGGTTTATGTTCCTTCTTTTCCACTGAAGCAATATGAAATTACCGTTCGGGAAGTCGGAGGGCACCTGGGCGGTATCCGTCATTACAAGAACTCTGAGTTCCTGAGTGCCAAAAAATACAACAGTGTATTGGAAGCGCTTGATATTTTCAAGGATGACCCGCTGATCAATGAACCCGGCACCGCTTATGTCTATTCAAGTTATGGATGGAATCTGGTGAGTGCAGCCATTGAATCTGCAGCAGGGGAGGAATTTTTATCGTTTATGAGCAGGGTGGTTTTTGATACCCTGGGAATGATCAACACCGTTCCTGATAAAAACGAACAGATCATTGAAGGACGGACGCGTTTTTACCAGAAAGACTCGTCGGGCAAGCTGGTAAATGCTCCTTACGTGGATAATAGCTGTAAATGGGCCGGGGGCGGATTTCTTTCCACCTCTGAAGACATCATAAAGTTTGCCCAGGCACAAATGAAACCCGGGTACCTGGACAAGGAGACGATGGATGTATTTTTTACTTCACAAAAGACTTCTTCCGGTGAGTTGACCAATTACGGGATTGGATGGGCGATTTACCCAATGGAAGACGGCACCAAATTTTACGGACACGGGGGCGGTTCTGTCGGAGGCTCCACGGCTTTTGTATTTGACCCGGAACAGGAAATTGTGGTGGTCATCATCAGCAATATGTCCGGTGTCAATTATGGTATGTTGCCATTTGAGTTGGTGGAAAGTTTCCGGGAGTGA
- a CDS encoding acyl-CoA thioesterase codes for MYSFDFQKRVRYGETDQMGYLYYGNYAQFYEIGRVEMLRSLGFTYKALEEEHHVFMPVVSMQVKYLRPAFYDELLNIRTTLRELPDKYITFHMEIFKENGKLCNAGSVKLCFVDKMTMKTIPPPEIMLKKLRPHFEKN; via the coding sequence ATGTATTCATTTGATTTCCAAAAAAGAGTTAGATACGGAGAAACCGACCAGATGGGATATTTGTATTATGGGAATTATGCCCAGTTTTATGAAATCGGTCGTGTGGAGATGCTGCGCTCCCTGGGATTTACGTATAAAGCCCTCGAAGAAGAACATCATGTTTTTATGCCGGTGGTATCAATGCAAGTCAAATACCTTCGGCCTGCCTTTTATGACGAGCTATTGAACATTCGTACCACACTTCGGGAATTACCGGATAAATACATTACCTTTCATATGGAAATTTTCAAGGAGAACGGAAAGTTATGTAATGCAGGAAGTGTTAAGTTGTGTTTTGTGGACAAAATGACGATGAAGACCATTCCTCCCCCTGAAATCATGCTCAAAAAATTGAGACCGCATTTTGAAAAAAATTAG
- a CDS encoding YihY/virulence factor BrkB family protein, whose protein sequence is MSLARIQEFWNNIPELPVVRGLIAWSKERSLPGFFKIPIYDVTVFVFNEIRRFDLFTRANSIAYSFFISLFPSLLTLFTLLPFLNRYLLRFITKGDNFNQVLQTEIHKIMPGSVGDQLFLFIKDITEVERVGMLSFGFLLSIFFSSNGMLAMMRGFEKSYSKTFKNRSVIRKRLVAIGLTGLLSFLLIASIVFIILGKSIIGWLSGYIALAGFSTVGVDILRWLAIIFLFYFGISVIYRYGASTYRRFSFFSAGATLATVLSLLASLAFSFYVDDLGRASTYNKFYGSIATLIILMLWIQFNSLIILIGYELNASIAVNRDLIPKIEEEESID, encoded by the coding sequence ATTAGTTTGGCACGAATTCAGGAATTTTGGAATAATATTCCCGAACTCCCGGTGGTACGCGGTCTGATCGCGTGGTCCAAGGAACGGTCATTGCCCGGATTCTTCAAAATCCCCATTTACGATGTAACGGTTTTCGTATTCAACGAGATCAGGCGGTTTGATTTGTTTACCCGGGCCAATTCTATAGCTTACAGTTTTTTCATTTCTCTTTTTCCTTCTTTGCTGACCTTATTCACCCTCCTCCCCTTTTTAAATCGCTACCTGCTGCGGTTTATCACAAAAGGCGACAACTTTAACCAGGTACTTCAAACCGAAATTCACAAGATAATGCCTGGTTCTGTTGGGGATCAGCTTTTTCTTTTCATCAAGGATATTACGGAAGTGGAGCGGGTCGGCATGCTTTCTTTCGGGTTTCTGCTGTCGATTTTTTTCTCCTCTAATGGCATGCTCGCCATGATGCGCGGGTTTGAAAAAAGTTATTCAAAAACTTTTAAAAATCGTTCGGTCATTCGAAAAAGATTGGTTGCCATTGGGTTAACCGGTTTGTTGAGTTTCCTGCTCATCGCCTCCATTGTATTCATCATCCTTGGAAAGTCAATTATCGGATGGCTTTCGGGTTATATCGCTCTCGCCGGCTTTTCGACCGTCGGGGTGGATATTTTAAGGTGGCTGGCCATTATCTTTTTATTTTATTTCGGCATCTCGGTTATTTATCGTTACGGGGCTTCCACCTACCGCCGGTTCAGTTTTTTCTCCGCAGGAGCTACTCTAGCTACCGTACTTTCCCTGCTTGCCTCCCTGGCTTTCTCCTTTTACGTGGATGACCTGGGGCGCGCAAGCACCTACAATAAATTTTACGGATCCATTGCAACGCTTATCATTCTGATGTTATGGATACAGTTCAACTCACTGATCATTCTCATCGGCTATGAACTCAATGCCAGCATTGCGGTTAATCGCGACCTTATACCTAAAATTGAGGAGGAGGAATCCATTGATTAA
- a CDS encoding TerB family tellurite resistance protein, with protein MIIFGTRGVKSTIKEGQFLCPQCANNQKYKHKKVTRFFTLYFIPLIPLGSAGEFVECQGCKGTFIPRVLDYSKSNHQNDFQSEYEKAMKHSMVLIMLADGVIDENEMLVVQKIINKFGHHDITLGQLSDYVEKVQKNPEDITTYLKRVTPSLNEHGKEIIIKCAVSVAAADGSIDESEMILINEMAKTMEMSASHLKGILAEMFEPQNSAYSKN; from the coding sequence ATGATCATTTTTGGAACAAGAGGTGTAAAATCCACCATTAAAGAAGGGCAGTTTTTATGCCCGCAGTGTGCCAACAATCAAAAGTACAAGCACAAAAAAGTAACCCGTTTTTTTACCCTTTATTTTATTCCTCTTATTCCGTTGGGCAGTGCTGGCGAATTTGTAGAATGCCAGGGTTGCAAGGGAACCTTTATTCCAAGAGTACTGGATTATAGTAAAAGTAACCATCAAAATGATTTTCAGTCGGAGTATGAAAAAGCCATGAAACACAGTATGGTGCTTATCATGTTGGCAGATGGCGTAATTGATGAAAATGAAATGTTGGTGGTTCAAAAGATCATCAATAAATTTGGGCACCATGACATCACTCTTGGCCAACTTTCGGATTATGTAGAAAAGGTTCAAAAGAACCCGGAAGATATTACTACCTATTTGAAAAGGGTTACCCCTTCACTGAATGAACATGGGAAGGAAATCATTATCAAATGTGCCGTTTCGGTTGCAGCAGCAGATGGTAGTATTGATGAATCTGAAATGATATTGATCAATGAAATGGCAAAAACAATGGAAATGTCAGCCTCTCATTTGAAAGGTATTTTAGCCGAAATGTTTGAGCCACAAAATTCAGCCTACTCAAAAAATTAA
- a CDS encoding PorV/PorQ family protein: MNLNLRSFLTLFISIILTQAALGQKYSNEFLSIGVGANALGLGNAVVANTADVTSGYWNPAGLAGISADEGVLLGAMHSEWFAGITKMDFIGFSLPMAQPDRRMGFSVIRFGVDGIPNTLSLYNSDGTVNFDNVTEFSAADYAFLFSYGQKMKVKKGTLQMGANLKIVHRKIGPFANSWGFGLDFGAQYQINKWKLGLMASDVTTTFNAWSFSFTDDQKDVLEASGGEVPIKSLEITKPHLTLGVSRSFEVKEISLRPELDIFVTTDGRRNTLLSANPFSIDLSLGLEAGYHDFLFLRAGVSQFQKQENFDNSETLVVRPSLGVGLKLGKLTVDYAYTNPSDGQNRFAHIVSLQYNVRPKGK; the protein is encoded by the coding sequence ATGAACTTAAATTTACGAAGCTTTCTCACTCTTTTTATATCAATCATCCTTACCCAGGCTGCTCTTGGCCAAAAATACAGCAACGAATTTTTGAGTATTGGCGTCGGAGCGAATGCTCTTGGCCTGGGCAATGCTGTGGTGGCTAATACGGCTGATGTAACTTCAGGATACTGGAATCCTGCCGGACTTGCCGGTATTTCGGCGGACGAAGGCGTTTTGTTGGGCGCCATGCACTCGGAATGGTTTGCCGGAATCACCAAAATGGATTTTATCGGTTTTAGCCTGCCCATGGCTCAGCCGGACAGAAGAATGGGCTTTTCCGTCATTCGTTTTGGTGTGGACGGAATTCCCAATACACTGAGTCTTTACAATAGTGACGGCACCGTAAATTTTGATAATGTGACAGAATTTTCGGCAGCGGATTATGCTTTCCTTTTTTCCTATGGTCAAAAAATGAAAGTCAAAAAAGGAACGCTGCAAATGGGGGCCAACCTGAAAATAGTGCACAGAAAAATAGGTCCTTTTGCCAATTCATGGGGTTTCGGATTGGATTTTGGGGCCCAGTACCAGATCAATAAATGGAAATTAGGCCTGATGGCCAGCGATGTCACCACCACCTTCAATGCCTGGAGTTTCAGCTTTACTGACGACCAGAAAGACGTCCTTGAAGCATCCGGTGGCGAGGTGCCCATCAAAAGTCTTGAAATCACCAAACCCCATCTTACCCTTGGCGTTAGCCGCAGTTTTGAGGTCAAAGAAATATCCCTGCGCCCGGAGCTGGATATTTTTGTTACCACAGACGGAAGAAGAAACACCCTTCTTTCTGCCAACCCTTTCAGTATTGATCTTTCCCTGGGACTGGAAGCCGGGTACCACGATTTCCTGTTCCTGCGTGCCGGTGTCAGCCAGTTTCAAAAGCAGGAAAATTTTGACAACTCGGAAACCCTGGTCGTCAGACCTTCTTTGGGAGTGGGCCTTAAATTGGGCAAGTTAACCGTTGATTACGCTTATACCAACCCCAGTGACGGGCAAAACCGGTTTGCCCATATTGTTTCGTTGCAGTATAATGTAAGGCCGAAGGGGAAGTAA
- a CDS encoding carboxypeptidase-like regulatory domain-containing protein, producing the protein MKRYQHLLMAFFAGLFCFFYRNVNGQNLLESRQASYYTYIYKINDREAKAIYKKSIYEVDTSFFHTLVDSFVTGSLYSGNLPQGHYLKTYAEKNRQKFSITTVQDFDVFILNNNTDLVVQVFNPEGNVIEDADLRIRWKKLRFDPTRQAYIDKKSNQKGLLKVAHNGFTTFYHLERDYNNSVPERVARKVVYSTPLKYVWRPVNFIIHLPIDGIRSIKQRWPVGAINRSKTFFEKSYLKVACIFDDYQCEKFDERFFGNSHKGYFVFNKPKYLPGDTVKFKAFVVNKKGKPIDGVVNAVLSGWGTRINLAQLKPYTAGGYNYEFVLHDSMQMKLDRSYSVGLELHGSRTYIKGNFKYEDYELSKVNLELWTDTDQQFRNRDLKLFVRGTDENDLNLMDGRLEIMVTPQAILKYFEPQLFVPDTLLFHEQKLEPTGNTEIIIPDSIFPRVNINYNVSVRLLTADNEVVSETKRLRFFHQSEDFDIELFTDSLRFSLRENGLETDKMVEIFGVDNFGNKSLVYSGHPPCTLKMSPYYLLYSAETDDLTKDFDLSNESSLLRCFSDRSADSLIILVENPRKIPFSYSIYKKNKLVSTGYGETLDFYKRGTSSKNYFISLRYLWGGEIIEEDYRIPYFDKQLKIAVQQPKLVYPGQQSPVDILVTDAKGKPVEGVDLTAYGLTSKFDYTAPTVPYLGKQRKNKTVINNFQFEEERSENFQGLPLDYEAWKQLSGLDSIEYYKFIYPGKGIYRFEYITEDKLTQFAPFVVNNGALEPVHVIYVDTKPVYFSWSTNTQPYSFRVKSGYHQVKLRTNSRQFTIDSLYCPEGKKLIFSLNTDTRIKNVSIEKAEPALSGFEKEILYKYIFPYSYSFGDQLAYIDQGENIQLLKPQYLVWDKAYLAGPVAGNWTFYLMDGFSTSFKHEPFFTYEFSPQLLKMRSLELRQYPDKLDRFPLKTSLEDVALTRESIKKQWQDFLNTKRYNTVRNFYPNASFSGEGRLLIKLNKTQILIQNTPLDMLVFQYDHPDFLRIYSGKTTLIHGLQEGYYKLIFIYPEGRYHIQDSIYIQPDGLNYFEADQPEILKKDAFSEQVDEIIKEHLFKHGYYYPDRSELEKIQDLHREEFKFTGIGDLIEGYVFDEESGEPMIGVTVVVKGTSYGTITDVNGHYAINVPTDKDELVFSYTGFQSQNVRVDQSGLVNLGMAEGAVLLDEVVVSASALPMIKQNMSVAGSIVESQNLLGGIPAIEGRMFNSLAGKVAGITVISENIQPGGGVEISIRGAQTLKFDKQPLYIIDGAVFTGDITAIDPALIEKMEVIRGAEAIAIYGSRAVNGVVLIQSKNGAIRTTMSLENKGAHYDDTFLESVSKASSIRNNFSDYAFWQPRLVTDIEGKASFTVTFPDDVTSWDTHYLAMNGRRQSGQTSEQIKSYKPLMAQLAVPRFLVQGDTTYAIGKTLNYTVDSVEVTTHFEVNDQSLSMESQFVQNASIDTLLLVAGPDTLSIKYFLEKTDGYFDGEQRQIPVFPAGLEKTEGKFYVLDKDTTVKLEFDPALGKVNLTATANVLHVIENEIHYLIEYKYSCNEQLASKLKALLAWKSITRDQGKMFDKEKEIVKIIGLLEKNQNENNLWGWWKDSKDNKWISLHVLEALTEAARQGYRVGVNKNQLSEHLVWELETDTDFYNRVRILKILNVLKAAIAPDIYIADLEKQPHLRLNGLLQILHLKQLYHLEYNLDTLDHYQQNTLFGNVYFGEQNATSGLLVNELQNTLLAYKILKADSVSHDEILSKMRNYFLEKRSRGRWGNTYESAKIVETILPDFLGTKKALAPPDLTINGAVKKQVKTFPFSMTVDPDQEIEITKSGNFPVYFSSAQSYWESTPTEKMGDFVIDTKFDTDTPGVLSAGNSAKLVVNLEVKKDASYVMINVPIPAGCSYGDKSHKTWMESHREHFKNETAIFCEDLPRGNYVFEIDLMPRYSGIYTLNPAKVELMYFPVFNGNNELKKVKVINK; encoded by the coding sequence ATGAAGCGGTACCAGCACCTTCTAATGGCCTTTTTTGCGGGTCTTTTTTGCTTCTTTTATCGCAACGTCAACGGCCAGAATCTTCTGGAAAGCCGGCAGGCCAGTTATTATACCTATATCTACAAGATCAATGATCGGGAAGCCAAAGCCATTTACAAAAAAAGCATTTATGAAGTGGACACTTCCTTCTTTCATACCCTGGTGGATTCTTTTGTTACGGGCAGCCTGTATTCGGGCAATTTGCCACAAGGGCATTATTTAAAAACCTATGCCGAAAAGAATCGGCAAAAGTTTTCCATTACAACGGTTCAGGATTTTGATGTTTTTATTTTGAACAACAACACAGACCTTGTTGTCCAGGTTTTCAACCCGGAAGGGAATGTTATTGAGGATGCAGATTTGCGGATTCGCTGGAAAAAATTGCGGTTTGATCCAACGAGGCAGGCTTATATTGACAAAAAATCCAATCAAAAAGGACTGCTCAAAGTAGCCCATAATGGTTTTACGACCTTTTACCACCTTGAAAGAGATTACAATAATTCCGTTCCTGAAAGAGTGGCCAGGAAAGTGGTGTACAGTACGCCATTAAAATACGTATGGCGCCCGGTGAATTTTATCATTCATCTGCCGATTGATGGTATTCGGTCCATTAAGCAGAGGTGGCCGGTTGGGGCTATTAACAGGAGTAAAACTTTCTTCGAAAAATCTTATTTAAAGGTCGCCTGTATTTTTGATGATTATCAATGTGAAAAATTCGACGAGCGGTTTTTCGGAAACAGCCATAAGGGGTACTTTGTATTTAATAAACCTAAATACTTACCAGGGGATACGGTAAAGTTCAAAGCCTTTGTGGTCAACAAAAAGGGCAAACCCATTGACGGGGTAGTCAATGCAGTACTTAGTGGATGGGGAACACGCATTAATTTGGCACAACTCAAACCCTACACGGCAGGAGGATATAATTATGAATTTGTGCTCCACGATTCCATGCAGATGAAGCTTGACCGATCCTATTCTGTTGGATTGGAACTCCATGGAAGCAGAACTTATATCAAGGGAAATTTCAAGTATGAAGACTATGAACTTTCAAAGGTAAACCTGGAGTTATGGACAGACACTGACCAGCAATTCAGGAACAGAGATCTAAAGCTGTTCGTCAGGGGAACGGATGAAAATGATCTGAATCTGATGGATGGCAGACTGGAAATCATGGTAACTCCCCAGGCCATTTTAAAATATTTTGAACCCCAATTATTCGTTCCCGATACCTTGCTTTTTCATGAACAAAAACTCGAACCCACAGGGAATACCGAAATAATAATTCCCGATTCTATCTTTCCCAGGGTGAATATAAACTATAATGTTTCGGTCAGGCTGTTAACGGCAGATAATGAGGTGGTTTCTGAAACCAAAAGACTCCGGTTTTTTCATCAGTCAGAAGATTTTGACATTGAATTGTTCACGGATTCCTTGCGTTTCAGCTTGAGGGAAAATGGTTTGGAAACAGATAAAATGGTTGAAATATTTGGAGTGGATAATTTTGGAAACAAGAGTCTTGTTTACTCAGGCCACCCCCCTTGTACCCTCAAAATGAGTCCATATTATTTACTCTATTCTGCAGAGACGGATGACCTGACCAAGGACTTTGATTTATCAAACGAATCTTCTTTGTTGAGGTGTTTTTCGGACAGGTCCGCAGATTCGCTGATCATTTTGGTGGAAAATCCAAGGAAAATTCCCTTCAGTTACAGCATCTATAAAAAGAATAAGCTGGTTTCGACCGGCTATGGGGAAACTTTGGATTTTTATAAGCGAGGCACTTCCAGCAAAAACTATTTTATTTCCCTCCGTTATCTTTGGGGAGGGGAAATAATAGAGGAAGACTACCGCATTCCTTATTTTGACAAACAATTGAAAATTGCGGTTCAACAACCCAAATTGGTTTATCCCGGTCAGCAATCCCCGGTGGATATTTTGGTGACGGATGCAAAAGGAAAACCCGTAGAGGGGGTCGATTTGACCGCATATGGTCTAACCAGTAAATTCGATTATACAGCCCCCACGGTGCCCTATCTGGGAAAGCAGCGAAAAAACAAGACCGTTATTAATAATTTTCAATTCGAAGAAGAGCGCTCTGAAAATTTTCAGGGGTTGCCTTTGGATTACGAGGCCTGGAAACAATTATCGGGGCTTGATTCCATTGAATATTATAAATTCATTTATCCAGGTAAGGGCATTTACCGATTTGAATATATAACAGAGGATAAATTGACCCAATTTGCCCCTTTTGTTGTTAACAACGGAGCATTGGAACCTGTTCATGTGATTTATGTGGACACCAAACCCGTTTATTTCAGTTGGTCAACGAATACCCAGCCTTACTCATTCAGGGTAAAAAGCGGGTATCACCAGGTGAAACTGAGAACCAATTCCCGGCAATTCACCATTGATAGTCTTTATTGTCCTGAAGGCAAAAAGCTGATTTTCAGCTTGAACACAGATACCCGAATAAAAAATGTAAGCATTGAAAAGGCTGAACCGGCTTTGAGCGGCTTTGAAAAGGAAATTTTATATAAATATATTTTCCCTTATTCCTATTCCTTTGGTGATCAATTGGCCTATATCGATCAGGGAGAAAATATTCAATTGCTCAAACCTCAATATCTGGTTTGGGATAAAGCCTATCTTGCCGGGCCGGTTGCCGGAAACTGGACTTTTTATTTAATGGACGGCTTTTCTACTTCGTTTAAACACGAGCCGTTTTTTACGTATGAATTTTCCCCTCAATTGTTAAAAATGCGGAGCCTTGAATTAAGGCAATACCCTGATAAATTAGACCGGTTTCCTTTAAAAACTTCCCTGGAAGATGTTGCGCTTACCCGGGAGAGTATTAAAAAACAATGGCAGGATTTTCTTAATACAAAAAGATACAACACGGTAAGAAACTTCTACCCTAATGCTTCTTTTTCAGGAGAGGGTCGGCTGTTGATAAAACTCAACAAAACGCAAATCCTCATCCAAAATACGCCCCTGGATATGTTGGTATTTCAGTATGACCATCCTGATTTCTTAAGGATCTATTCTGGTAAAACGACGCTTATTCATGGATTGCAGGAAGGTTATTACAAATTGATTTTTATTTATCCGGAAGGAAGATATCACATTCAGGACTCCATTTACATTCAACCGGACGGACTGAATTATTTTGAAGCCGATCAACCGGAGATATTAAAAAAAGATGCTTTCAGTGAGCAGGTAGACGAAATAATCAAGGAGCACCTGTTCAAACACGGCTATTATTACCCTGACAGAAGTGAGCTCGAAAAGATCCAGGATCTTCACCGGGAGGAATTTAAATTCACCGGCATTGGGGATCTTATTGAAGGATATGTCTTTGACGAAGAGTCAGGAGAACCCATGATAGGGGTTACCGTCGTGGTTAAAGGCACTTCATATGGAACCATTACGGATGTCAACGGCCATTACGCCATAAACGTTCCTACGGACAAAGACGAGTTGGTTTTTTCTTATACTGGTTTTCAATCTCAAAATGTAAGGGTAGATCAAAGTGGGCTGGTTAACCTGGGGATGGCTGAGGGGGCTGTTCTTTTGGATGAGGTTGTGGTTTCGGCTTCTGCATTGCCTATGATCAAACAAAACATGTCAGTGGCTGGGTCAATTGTTGAGTCACAAAATTTATTGGGTGGCATCCCAGCTATTGAAGGAAGGATGTTTAATAGCCTGGCTGGGAAAGTCGCTGGAATAACGGTGATTTCGGAAAATATCCAACCCGGGGGAGGCGTAGAAATTTCAATACGGGGCGCACAAACCCTGAAGTTTGATAAACAACCGCTGTACATCATTGACGGAGCTGTATTCACCGGAGATATTACCGCTATTGATCCCGCCTTGATTGAAAAGATGGAAGTGATCAGAGGTGCTGAAGCAATAGCTATTTATGGAAGCAGAGCCGTCAATGGCGTTGTGCTCATCCAATCAAAAAACGGAGCGATAAGAACAACGATGTCTTTGGAAAATAAGGGCGCCCATTACGATGATACTTTTTTGGAATCCGTTTCAAAAGCGAGTTCTATCAGAAATAATTTTTCCGATTATGCTTTCTGGCAGCCTCGCCTGGTAACAGATATAGAAGGCAAGGCGAGTTTTACGGTCACTTTTCCTGATGATGTAACCAGTTGGGATACCCACTACCTGGCCATGAATGGTAGAAGGCAATCAGGACAGACCTCCGAACAGATAAAATCCTATAAACCACTGATGGCACAATTGGCAGTGCCCAGGTTTTTGGTACAGGGCGATACAACTTATGCCATTGGTAAAACCCTTAATTATACTGTGGATTCTGTCGAAGTCACTACTCATTTTGAGGTGAATGATCAAAGCCTGTCAATGGAATCTCAGTTTGTCCAAAACGCAAGCATTGATACATTGTTATTGGTGGCTGGGCCTGATACCCTTTCCATTAAATATTTTCTGGAAAAGACAGACGGATATTTTGATGGTGAGCAAAGGCAAATCCCGGTATTTCCGGCGGGCCTTGAAAAAACGGAGGGTAAGTTCTACGTGCTGGATAAAGATACTACTGTGAAACTGGAATTTGACCCTGCATTAGGTAAGGTCAATTTGACGGCTACCGCTAATGTGCTGCATGTGATCGAGAATGAAATTCATTACCTGATCGAATACAAATATAGCTGTAACGAGCAGTTGGCTTCCAAACTAAAAGCACTGCTTGCCTGGAAAAGCATCACCCGGGACCAGGGGAAAATGTTCGATAAGGAAAAAGAAATTGTAAAAATTATTGGCTTATTGGAAAAGAACCAGAATGAAAATAACCTTTGGGGTTGGTGGAAGGATAGTAAGGATAATAAATGGATCAGTCTGCATGTGCTGGAAGCCCTGACTGAGGCCGCAAGGCAGGGTTACCGTGTAGGGGTCAACAAAAATCAACTAAGCGAACATCTTGTTTGGGAACTTGAAACCGATACGGATTTTTATAACCGGGTGAGAATTCTCAAAATTTTAAATGTGCTTAAGGCGGCCATCGCCCCTGATATTTACATTGCAGATCTCGAAAAACAACCCCATTTAAGGTTGAATGGTTTGTTACAGATTTTACATTTGAAACAACTTTACCACCTGGAGTACAATTTGGATACGCTTGATCATTATCAGCAAAATACCCTGTTTGGAAATGTTTATTTCGGAGAGCAAAACGCAACTTCCGGCTTGCTGGTGAATGAGCTTCAAAATACACTGTTAGCCTATAAAATATTGAAAGCAGATTCGGTCAGCCATGATGAAATTTTGAGTAAGATGCGTAATTACTTTTTGGAAAAAAGGAGCCGCGGTCGTTGGGGAAATACTTATGAATCCGCAAAGATCGTTGAAACGATTTTGCCCGATTTCCTTGGAACAAAAAAGGCGTTGGCGCCTCCTGATCTTACCATCAACGGAGCGGTGAAAAAACAGGTCAAAACGTTCCCGTTTTCCATGACCGTTGATCCCGACCAGGAAATTGAAATAACCAAATCCGGAAATTTTCCGGTATATTTTTCAAGTGCTCAGAGTTATTGGGAAAGCACTCCAACAGAGAAAATGGGAGACTTTGTGATTGACACCAAATTTGATACGGATACTCCCGGTGTGTTGAGTGCAGGAAATTCGGCGAAATTGGTCGTAAACCTGGAGGTGAAAAAGGATGCATCCTATGTAATGATCAATGTGCCGATACCGGCCGGATGCTCCTATGGCGATAAAAGTCATAAAACATGGATGGAGTCTCACCGGGAGCATTTCAAAAATGAAACGGCCATTTTTTGTGAAGACCTGCCAAGAGGAAATTATGTATTCGAAATCGATTTAATGCCAAGGTATTCAGGTATTTACACCTTAAACCCAGCTAAGGTGGAACTGATGTATTTTCCGGTTTTTAATGGAAATAATGAGTTGAAGAAAGTGAAGGTGATAAATAAGTAG